The following DNA comes from Acidobacteriota bacterium.
TTCAGCAGGATCTCCTGCGCCAGTTCCTCCGCCCTTTCGCGGTTATGGACGAAGCGGGAGGCGAAACGGATCAGGGGCCTCGAATGGCGCGCAAACAGGGCCTCGAACGCCCCCTCGTCCCCCGCCTGGAACAGGAGCATCAGTTCGGTATCACGGTCTCCCGCCGGCGCTTCTTCCGTCATGAGGAAATCATCGTCCCAGTCGAGGGCCCATTCCATTTCACGCCTCAATCATAGCACTGTCGCCTCTACGGAATCTTAAACACCGCCCGGGGGGGAAAGTTCCGGAATAAAGGGTCTTCACGGAACGACGAAACGGGTATCATAATGGGGACGCCGGGACGGGAGGAGGGATACCGTCGCCTTATTTCGGGAAAGGATGCCGATGGACCAGGCCGAGGGTGGGAACGAAAGGGAATTGAGGGAGCTGAAAGGCAGGCTGCAGGCCTTCATCGAGCGGTCGGCCATCGACGGCTTCGAGAGTGAGGACATCATCGAACTGGTCGAGGAGGGGGAAGACCCCGGCTGGATCCTCGACCGGCTCGGGAGCGGCAACCCCGGGATGGACCGGGAAGAGGCGGCGGCGCTGCTGACGGAGCTCCGCTCGCTCGTCGGACCGGCGCCCGATCCCGGATCCGCCGCCGAAGGGGAGGACCCCCTCCCGGGCACGGCCGGTCCCGAGGCGCCCCCCCCGGCGGACGGCGCGGACCTTTCCACGCTCGATTTCGGTCAATTGCTCGATTCGCTCCCCCCGGGCGTGAAACTCCCCCCCGGGATGAGCCTCGGCAAGATCAAGGAACTGATGGAATCGCCGCAGGCGAAGGTCATGTCCGACTTCCTCCTCTTCTGTCAGGAGCGGGGGATCGAGATGAACGAAAGGGCCATGACCGACCCCCGGACGGAGAAGCTGCAGGAGGAATGGAAAAGCACCCCGCGCGACGCCTTCGACGGCAGGACCCCGGCCGAAGTCCTCGAGGACGGCCAGGGGATCCTGCCGGGCAAGGTGGAAACGTTCCGGCGGGAGGAACCGCGCATCGGGCGTAACGACCCCTGCCCCTGCGGCAGCGGGAAAAAATACAAAAAATGCTGCGGGAGAACGAGCCATTGAACCCTGAAACCAACAAACGCCTGGTCCTGGATTTCTACGAAGAGGTCCTGTGCGGCCGCAACCTGGAGGCGGCCCCGCGCTTTCTGCACGAGGTCTACGTGCAGCACAATCCTTACGCGGCGCAGGGGATCGCCGGCTTCCTGGAGTTCCATAGAGGGTTTTTCTCCGCCATTCCCGATGCGCGGGTCGCCGTCAACATGGTGGCGGCGGAAGGCGACCTGGTGTTCGTTTACGGCACCTACACCGGCACCCACACCGGCAAGGGGTTCCTGGATCTCCCCCCCACCGGGAACCGGGTGTGCTACGACGTCGTCGACATCTTCCGGGTGCGGGACGGCAAACTGGCCGAGCACTGGGACGTGGCCGACACTCGCGCCATTTTCACCCAGCTCGGCGCCCTCCCCCCGGTCCCCGGGCCCTGACCCCCGTTTTTGTTTTCAGAATCCACCCGGTCCTGCCGATATGCAGAGCTCCGGGCGATGTCGCCCGGAACCACGCGGGAACCATCAGCCCCATGACAGGTTCTGAAAGAGACAATTCCGGCGCTAAAAGGGAAAAACGCCCGCCGGCGGCACGGGAGGGTGGACCGTCCGCTCCTTTCGGCGAAGCGGAATGGCGCCGGATGAAGGAGGAGCTGGAGTATTCCAACACCCTGATGCGGACCCAGCAGGAATGCGCCCTGGACGGCATCCTGGTGGTGAGCGAGGACGGGAGGATCGTTTCGTACAATCGGCAGTTTGTGGATATCTGGAAGCTCCCCGAGGAGATCCTGGCCTCGCGCTCGAACGAACGGGCCCTCGAGTACGCCTCCCGGCTGGTGCTGAACTGCGAGGCCGCCAACGCCGTGGTGCGCGGCCTGTACGAAAACCGCAGCAGCAGCAGCCATGACGAGGTTCAGCTTCGGGACGGCAGGGTGCTGGACCGGTACTCCGCCCCCCTGGAGGCGGCCGACGGCCGCTTCTACGGGCGGGTGTGGTATTTCCGCGACATCACCGCCCAGAAGAGGGCGGCGGAGCGGATCCGGCAGGCCAACGAGCGCCTGCGCGCCACGGTGAGCCAGCTGAAGGAACAGAAAAAACAGAGCGGCATCCTGAGCGAGATGCGCGAAATATTGCAGGCCTGCGACTCCACCTCGGAAGTCGGGTCGATCGTGCGGAGATCGATGCTGAAGCTGTTCCCGCATGCATCCGGGGCCCTGTACATGATGGCCGAATCAGGCCGGGAGCTCGAAGCCGTCGATGCCTGGGGTCCGGGCGCCGATGTTGCAGGACCGCGGAGTTTCCCGACGGACGATTGCTGGGCGCTGCGGCGCGGGCGCCTCCACCTGGTGGACGAACCCGGTATGGGTCCCGTGTGCGCCCACCTGCGAAAGGGACCCCGGGCCCCCTCGGCCTGCGTGCCGCTCGCGGCCAAGGGTGAGGTCCTTGGGATCCTTCACCTGCGGGTGGAGGAGGGCGCCCCTGACGGAATCCAGGCCCGAACCACCGGACAGATCGGCAGGCTGGCGACGACGATCGGCGAATACCTGTCCCTTTCCATCGCCAACCTCCGGTTGCGCGAGCGGCTGGCCGAACAGTCGATCCGGGACCCGCTGACGGGGCTGTACAATCGCCGTTACATGGAAGAAGCGCTCGCGAGGGAGATCAGCCGGGCCGAGAGAAACCGCACCCCCGTCGCCCTCGTCATGATGGACATCGACCATTTCAAGCCCTTCAACGACCGGTACGGTCACCCGGCCGGAGATGCGCTGCTCGAGAGCC
Coding sequences within:
- a CDS encoding ester cyclase, which encodes MNPETNKRLVLDFYEEVLCGRNLEAAPRFLHEVYVQHNPYAAQGIAGFLEFHRGFFSAIPDARVAVNMVAAEGDLVFVYGTYTGTHTGKGFLDLPPTGNRVCYDVVDIFRVRDGKLAEHWDVADTRAIFTQLGALPPVPGP
- a CDS encoding diguanylate cyclase → MKEELEYSNTLMRTQQECALDGILVVSEDGRIVSYNRQFVDIWKLPEEILASRSNERALEYASRLVLNCEAANAVVRGLYENRSSSSHDEVQLRDGRVLDRYSAPLEAADGRFYGRVWYFRDITAQKRAAERIRQANERLRATVSQLKEQKKQSGILSEMREILQACDSTSEVGSIVRRSMLKLFPHASGALYMMAESGRELEAVDAWGPGADVAGPRSFPTDDCWALRRGRLHLVDEPGMGPVCAHLRKGPRAPSACVPLAAKGEVLGILHLRVEEGAPDGIQARTTGQIGRLATTIGEYLSLSIANLRLRERLAEQSIRDPLTGLYNRRYMEEALAREISRAERNRTPVALVMMDIDHFKPFNDRYGHPAGDALLESLGAFLKTNLRGGDAACRYGGEEFILFLPDTSLEGARRNMERIRKGIGSLRISHMGLTLPPVTLSMGVAVYPDHGRDMGALIGAADAALYRAKKEGRNRILPAAG